A window of Juglans regia cultivar Chandler chromosome 7, Walnut 2.0, whole genome shotgun sequence contains these coding sequences:
- the LOC108994970 gene encoding adenylate isopentenyltransferase 5, chloroplastic-like, with amino-acid sequence MMRTSLSVCKQVQPLVNFPGVPVLDMELFRRKNKVVIVMGATGTGKSRLAIDLATRFPAEIINSDKMQVYKGLDIVTNKVTEEECRGVPHHLLGTMDPDSNFTANDFCHHASLAMESVTGRDRLPIIAGGSNSYISAMVNQRAEFRMKYECCFLWVDVSLPVLHSFVSERVDRMVEAGLVDEVRKLFDPEADYSLGIRRAIGVPEMDKYLRIEATADKRTRARLLKVAIEKIKENTCLLACRQLQKIHRFQNKWEWNIHRLDATEVFLRRSRLEAEEAWEKLVVRPSDLIVDRFLYDQNRVSSNIVSRDAAATVIGSPILPIGAVAAARR; translated from the coding sequence ATGATGAGAACTTCACTGTCCGTCTGCAAACAAGTTCAGCCTCTCGTGAACTTTCCTGGAGTACCGGTCCTCGATATGGAATTGTTCCGTCGGAAAAACAAGGTTGTGATTGTAATGGGAGCAACTGGCACCGGCAAGTCAAGGCTCGCCATCGACTTGGCCACTCGTTTCCCGGCCGAGATTATAAATTCCGACAAAATGCAAGTTTACAAAGGACTTGACATCGTTACGAATAAAGTCACCGAAGAGGAGTGTCGTGGGGTCCCACATCATTTACTAGGAACTATGGATCCTGATTCCAACTTCACAGCAAACGATTTCTGCCATCATGCTTCTTTGGCCATGGAGTCTGTTACCGGCCGCGACCGGCTCCCGATCATTGCCGGTGGCTCCAATTCTTATATTTCAGCGATGGTAAACCAACGTGCTGAATTTCGGATGAAGTACGAGTGTTGCTTCCTCTGGGTCGACGTATCCTTGCCTGTGCTCCATTCCTTTGTATCAGAGCGAGTTGACCGGATGGTGGAAGCTGGTTTGGTGGACGAGGTGAGAAAATTGTTCGACCCGGAAGCCGATTATTCGCTAGGAATCAGGCGAGCAATCGGTGTGCCTGAAATGGATAAATATTTAAGGATAGAAGCCACAGCCGATAAGAGAACTCGTGCTCGACTTCTTAAGGTAGCCATTGAGAAAATCAAGGAAAATACCTGTCTGTTGGCTTGTCGCCAGCTGCAAAAGATCCATCGTTTCCAGAACAAGTGGGAATGGAATATACATCGGCTCGACGCCACGGAAGTGTTCCTGAGGCGAAGCCGCCTGGAGGCTGAAGAAGCGTGGGAGAAGCTCGTGGTCAGACCGAGCGACCTCATCGTCGACCGATTCCTGTACGACCAAAATCGTGTGTCCAGTAACATCGTATCACGCGACGCTGCGGCCACTGTCATCGGCTCGCCAATATTGCCGATAGGAGCCGTGGCTGCAGCGAGACGCTAG